In Lycium ferocissimum isolate CSIRO_LF1 unplaced genomic scaffold, AGI_CSIRO_Lferr_CH_V1 ctg2344, whole genome shotgun sequence, a single window of DNA contains:
- the LOC132043368 gene encoding uncharacterized protein LOC132043368, producing MIIKIFKPKTTSNSLALSSHPCPAIHNVDDVNPSRPSGKDKMLDLGLLESDPAKRKQISDYSPNLRDRVRRYYINKGPCKRWDRFVFPITYFGNKPRSFHSDWFDTSYSGWLEYSIEKDAAFCLCCYLFKNETGGHGKQVGDPFTVDGFRSWNKGLERLNKHVGEVNSVHYRCFKMMLYLDNQAQSILTCFDKENEKLKANIGFA from the coding sequence ATGATCATAAAAATTTTCAAGCCTAAAACCACTTCAAATTCTCTTGCGCTAAGCTCTCATCCATGTCCAGCTATTCACAACGTCGATGATGTCAATCCTTCTCGACCATCAGGTAAAGACAAGATGTTGGATTTGGGTCTTCTTGAATCCGATCCtgctaaaagaaaacaaatttcaGATTATTCTCCTAATCTACGTGATAGAGTGAGGAGATATTACATTAACAAGGGTCCGTGTAAACGTTGGGATCGTTTTGTATTTCCAATAACATATTTTGGTAACAAACCGCGTTCTTTTCATTCTGATTGGTTTGACACTTCATATTCGGGATGGTTAGAATACAGCATTGAAAAAGATGCAGCTTTTTGCTTATGTTGTTACTTGTTTAAAAATGAGACGGGAGGACATGGAAAACAAGTAGGCGATCCTTTCACAGTGGATGGTTTCAGAAGTTGGAATAAGGGTTTAGAAAGACTTAATAAACATGTGGGTGAAGTGAATAGTGTTCATTATCGGTGTTTCAAGATGATGTTATATTTAGATAATCAAGCACAATCTATTCTAACTTGTTTTGACAAGGAAAACGAGAAACTAAAAGCAAATATCGGGTTCGCTTGA
- the LOC132043367 gene encoding uncharacterized protein LOC132043367 produces the protein MPFRGHDESETSARRGNFLDLLKWYADKNEDVKQVVLENAPQNDIMICPSIQKDIVSSCANETVKAIVEDLNGDYFGISVDESKDVSHKEQMALILWYVNKEGKLIERFLSVVHVKDTSARSLKDAIYSLLLEHNLSSSQIWGQGYDGASNMQGEINGLKTLITKDSPSAYCTHCFAHQLQLTLVAVAKKHHEVDQFFDILGNVLNVIGGSFKRREMLRDDQAEKLKELLVLGEVHTGSGLNQELGLQRAGDTHWSSHFKTVRNFISLFSSIIHVLGVLAKEGSNYQERTLAKSLVDDIRSYEFVYTLHSMLKVLAITHDLNMALQRKDQDIVSAMNLVGFTKRQLQSMRESRWDSLVKDVSSLCVKHIIVIPEMDKNYALGKSKRKISSVKYSHHLRVEVFNTAIDLQLAELNNHFDEVNTDLLLGMASLSPDNSFANYDKERIMKLATYYRDEFSVSMLEDLCFELDNYIDYVREVNNAFSNLKRLGDLSETLVKTNLHKTWRLVYLLVKLSLILTVATAMVERAFFFDEDKGILLKTYDIGYFSRFFFRNAVIYLWDYT, from the exons atgCCTTTTCGAGGCCATGATGAAAGTGAAACTTCTGCAAGAAGAGGAAACTTTTTAGATCTCTTAAAGTGGTATGCGGATAAGAATGAAGATGTGAAACAAGTTGTGTTAGAAAATGCTCCACAAAATGACATCATGATTTGTCCAAGTATCCAAAAAGACATTGTGAGTTCTTGTGCAAACGAAACAGTGAAAGCAATTGTTGAAGACTTAAATGGGGATTACTTTGGGATATCAGTTGATGAGTCTAAGGATGTCTCTCATAAAGAACAAATGGCTCTTATTCTGTGGTATGTCAATAAAGAGGGTAAACTAATTGAGCGATTCCTTAGTGTTGTTCATGTTAAAGATACATCTGCACGATCATTGAAAGACGCGATATATTCTTTGCTTTTAGAACATAATTTGAGCTCATCTCAAATTTGGGGACAAGGTTATGATGGAGCTAGTAACATGCAAGGAGAAATCAATGGTCTTAAAACTTTGATTACGAAAGATTCTCCTTCGGCATATTGCACACATTGCTTTGCTCATCAATTACAATTGACTCTTGTAGCTGTTGCAAAGAAGCATCATGAGGTAGATCAATTTTTTGATATTCTGGGTAATGTTTTAAATGTTATTGGAGGTTCTTTTAAGCGTAGGGAGATGCTTAGAGACGATCAAGCAGAAAAATTAAAGGAACTACTAGTGCTCGGTGAAGTTCATACAGGAAGTGGATTGAATCAAGAACTTGGACTTCAAAGGGCAGGGGATACACATTGGAGTTCTCATTTTAAGACAGTGCGTAACTTTATTAGTTTATTCTCCTCAATTATTCATGTACTTGGAGTTCTTGCTAAGGAGGGTTCAAATTATCAAGAGAGAACACTAGCAAAAAGTTTAGTAGATGACATAAGATCTTATGAGTTTGTGTATACATTGCATTCGATGTTGAAAGTGTTGGCAATTACACATGATTTGAATATGGCCTTGCAAAGAAAAGATCAAGATATCGTAAGTGCGATGAACCTTGTTGGTTTCACAAAGAGACAATTGCAATCAATGAGAGAGTCTAGATGGGATTCTTTGGTAAAAGACGTTTCTTCATTATGTGTCAAGCATATTATTGTGATCCCCGAAATGGATAAGAATTATGCTCTTGGAAAATCAAAGCGTAAGATCTCAAGTGTCAAATATTCTCATCATTTGCGTGTAGAAGTTTTTAATACTGCTATTGATTTGCAACTTGCAGAGCTTAACAATCATTTTGATGAAGTGAATACTGATCTACTTCTTGGTATGGCTAGTTTGAGTCCAGATAATTCTTTTGCAAATTATGATAAAGAGAGGATTATGAAACTTGCTACATATTATCGGGATGAGTTTAGTGTTTCCATGCTTGAGGATCTTTGTTTTGAGCTTGACAACTATATTGATTATGTGCGAGAAGTGAACAATGCTTTCTCTAACTTGAAAAGACTTGGAGATCTTTCAGAGACATTGGTTAAAACAAATTTGCACAAGACTTGGAGACTTGTTTATTTGCTTGTGAAGTTGAGCTTGATATTAACTGTCGCTACTGCAATGGTGGAAAGAGCTTTTTTTTTCGATGAA GACAAAGGCATTCTCCTAAAAACATACGACATTGGTTACTTCTCTCGTTTCTTTTTCCGGAATGCTGTGATTtacttgtgggactacactag